The Bombus pascuorum chromosome 11, iyBomPasc1.1, whole genome shotgun sequence genome includes the window TTAAGCTTCAACATTTTGAAgttcttctttcttacttGTATCTTataaagatttaataattttcactgATAAACCAAGGGATGTCTTGAGCCACTAATTTCGTCTCTGTCTTGGTGTGCTTCGTACAAGTCGTGATTCTCCGATGACGTCGCGCTAAAAAGTACCGATACACATGTGACAACGTCAGCTGTGAGGTCACAACACGATATTCGGTGTTTCTGAGGCCGTGATTCGATTGCTATTCGAAACAAGACACGAATTACGCGCGTTAACTTTCAGCTGATGAACCAAGTTAACGGGTGTACGACCGAAAACTGCTTTCTGTTCGCTTGGCCCTCTTCGAGCCGGTTATTTCTGTATGCTCGTCGTTTCACGGTTCCTGCGCGTAACCGTAACAGCGCAATATAAATGCTATGCAAACTCTCATCGGTGTCATTGTTCGCGATCGAGTAACCTTCTTACCGTCGCCGCTCCAGTCGAAAGTCTCCGGTCTGATCGGAATGACGAACACCTCTGTCATTAAGATGCTCTCGGCGTTCGCGAAGGCCGTCATCAACGACAACGCTACTACGAACGATAACATGACCATGGCCGTATCTGAAAAGTGACAATAAACGACACCCGCTTATTAACCCATTAAGGACCATGCAATGAAATAATGCGTGAAAGTTACGTGTAAATGAAGTTGTTGTTTTGTGAAAGAATTATACAAGATGCGTCAGAATAATAGACGTGTTACAGAAGTCCATTGTAAATCAAAGGTATAAGAAGAAGTTCtttgataagaaaaaaaaaatatatagttcaTCATAGCGTCATAAAATACTTGAATTTCTTCAAACTTCATAGAATTCTAGGACCTAATGGAAGaatgtaatgaaataaatgtcgAGCCAATTCTTGGAATTGTTTTTCATAGTCACGACATGAATTCGATAGAATTCGCTAATGTTAAACTACTAAGAGGAAATTACACATGAAATATTGCATTAATGTAAAGCTGACTCTCAATGGGTTAACACTAACGCGAAACCGATTTCGATTGATTTTCCATTCACTCAGATCATAttgttttagattaaaattttacaagctcgtaacaataaataaagcaaatatatatttgcgtgttctattatttttttcgaaaCTCACCTCATATTGTTGAAAGATTTCTATAAGCGTTCAATTACTTTTGTGGGTCGCTGTATGTGACTACgtacattcaaatttttaaaacctTGACTTACGCTACTATGATTCTCAGCCCTCTTATACTCTATACGACGATCATCGGTGTGTGACACCACGTGAACGGAAAATCTTTTATCGATCACCAGTGTCAGATACCGCGTTAACCGTGTTAACAACCAATGGACAGTCAAATCAAATATCGATACTCGATTCTCTGAATTCCACAACCCCTTCCACCCCTCAAACTTTCTCATAATCACGCGCAATTGTGGTCGTCGATGGTGTCATCGATCCTCTCTGTGTTCCTCTCTCTTACCAACATccaatgaattttcaaagcCAGAACATGGAAAGCAGAGATTTCGGTTTCTCGAGAATATCGTGCCCGTTATCGACAATTGGTCGATTCGGGAGACGCGGACGTTCGCGATGAAAATAGACGTGATAATTTCGTGGTCTGGCCGTGGACAACAAACGAATCGCAAGAATCTTACAAGAGGGGAGCACGCTGACGGCGCGGCGGATCGGCTTACGGGACGTAAACTGGCTGCCGCCTCGCGGTGCTGATACTCTAGCGGAGCGGGCGTCACGCACTGTCGACGAGCAGGTTAACGCGATGCAAGTGCAGCGTCAGGTCGAAAACCGAATCGTACGCTGTGACACACTGCGTTTGTTCTAACTCTGTGTTCGTATGATAATTGCTGGGAACACCACAGGCCGAGCGGTAATTAACTGAACGTCTCCTCTTTCTCCGTTCTCCTGACTTCGTTCCTTCTTCGTAGTTAAACGCACACGCTTCGTTGATCCGACGAACGCGCCTCGATTCGTCTTCCGACGTCGATTCTCTGTTCTATCCATGCATTCGAACAGCATTCGAGTTCcctaaaaagaaaagaaaattgagaagaaaaaaataaaaaataaaaggtgtAAGCATAAACGGAGCATAAGAGCGCGTGCGTTTCGCCCTTCTCATGCGCAGCTGGAACATCGTTTTCGACAATCGTTCTCAGGAGCGTACGAGTCGTATGCGCATCGCTTTGCGTTTCACTCTCACAAACTCTCGGATTTTTCCCCcggtttttttatttattttcttactgcgaatttcttgaaatatacCACGCTTTCcaaagttttatatttgttgCATGATAATGTTAAGAAgcttgaataaatgaaatggGACTTTCCAGCTGCGCGATATCATAGAATTACAGGTTTCCAGCGACGTTCACAGCTTACAGCATCGAGTCGCGCGCACGCGTACCCTTATCTGAATTTCCGTCCCGTTGATTATCGCGACGCTTTTAGCAATTCTCGATAACTCAACACGCGTACCACATAGAAAAGGACTGTCAGAAAACAGAAGcgaaacaattacaaatttatcgaTCGCGCGGAACTCGCGCCGATTCGTTTCGACTAATTAtacatcatttatttttttaaagctCTCGATTACGGATTAATTCGGTAATCGCTTGATTGTAATCAATCGTTTATTCTACCGTGCGAAACGAAAATCACGGTTCTCTCCATTAAAGAATCAATAGACCACTTGAGGGAAAAATACTATCATACGTGAGAATGACGGGATTTCTTCCGGTTAAATCGTGaggaaatattcgaataaacCGGTTGCTCGATCCGCGTGTAATCTAGATCAGGCGGATTCACGAGATCGGAGATCCGGAATCACGGCGAGGTTCGACCAGTTTCTCGAAAGCTTCTAAAGGGAAGAGTGATCTCTTATAGGCGTAGGCGTTATATGGTGTAGAGTTAAGCCTAGTCCAGACTGACAGATTGCTAGTATTAGGACACCTACCGGTTACATTCGTTGGGAAAACCTAATAAATTCTACttaacttaatattttaatttattataaggcatttataataaattattataccgaATAGCGTTTGATCTATACCAAGTATTAATGTCTCGATACTCATGGTTAAGtctaatatgtatgtacattgtCTGCTGACAATCGGATGATATCGCCAGGCACAATGTACATGTACTTTTTTGTGGATTTTTCAACGCATGTGGGTTGATACTACGCACTAATCTGCACTAGACCTAACATAGCGTAAAGCAGCGTTTTGACGAACGAGAAGACCGAGAGTGAATCGCGGAAGTGCAGACGAAGAAATAGTAACGTGGTTGCGTCGCTTAGACGTTGGGGCCCGGCGTCTCCACTGGCGCAGCGTTTACGTTTGTGACTTACGTTACGGCACTGCCTATTGACGTCTACAGTAGGCGTGGTTTCGCTCTGGCCGATAGAGGGATATATTTACCGCACACACAACTTTTCCCTCTGGTGCTCGAACGAGCCTCGCGTTATTCGACTAATAATGTGTATTTGCAGTGCGAGGTTTGATGCGACCGGTGCACGGCGCGAAACCGTGGCCACTCCTCGGCACAGGGGTTGATTCCTCCGGACACGCGGACCTTTCCTGGCCGGGGGTGACTTCTCTTCGAACCTGACTACTCGATCAGAGTGCTCGTGTCAACGGGAAACCCAAAGTCGACGTGCTCAACGGTCTCGCGACACTCTCTCGAAGCAGTGCAGTGTGTTCGACTCGTGTGTCGATCCCTTTTTGACAGTCATTTGCATCGATCTTACATCTATTTTACGACGTTTATGTTCTCCTCGTGATCGTCCTACGCCACCCGATATCcgtcttctttctcttcaagGGCAACAGCGAAGCTTTATTCAAAACTTTCCCTTCTTGACACATTGAAGAATGGCGGGTAACGGCGTTCCTGTCTTATTGGTCACTGCGAACGTCGGCAGTATCTTCGAGGAGGTGAGTTTCCCGGACTTTTTCGCATTCTCCTTTCTCGCGTTCCTCTCCGCCGTTCCACCGACCctgaacgatcgatcgatcgtgccCCGCGATTTACCTTCAAACGCGGCACGGCCTGTTTCTCTCCTTCCTTCAtcgtcttttctttctttttccagtCTTTTTTCGCCTGTTCAAAGTTAGTTGCTTCGCGCGTTTTTCGTACGATGCTACGATAATAGATGATAATACACTGCTAATTCCTATTCGCTATTTACAATTACTTTTCCTTCATTCATCAGTTTTCTCCCTTGTTTTTCTCGCTTTTTAAAACTTCACGATCTTGTCCGCAATCCCGCACGTATTAATTGTAATGCTAAAGCGCGCAGAATCGCGTTGATATTATCAACGACTTTCCATAATAGTAGATTCTTGTTAGTTGCGTGAATTTAGATCGAACCGAATTACGCTTTTCCATTAAGCGATAATAAGAACGATGACATTAGCCCTACATGGGTTTTTGCTTAAGATTTAAAGTTGATTTTCTGCGCGTATATACAAGCGATATATGAATGAAgatatgtttttaaatttctttcgatcttttttattgataaatgataagCATCTCTttatttgattgaaattttgatCGAGATTACGAAAGTGTGTCCTTTTTACAGCCTAGCATGATGTTGAAAATTTGGACGGAAGAATTTTTATCTGTAAGTATTACAGATAACATGCGTTGTCATTGCGTAAATATAACGGGTATTTACATTCACGGAGAATGCTTTTCAGACTATACTGAGGCTGGATCCAAAATTTATTGCACTGCACTGCCAAGAAGTAGGTGGAAAAAATTATGAGCACAGCACCAGGCAGGTGGAAGACTTTGTTAGGTAATTTGTTAtctctttttgtatttttagagCTTTGTCTACTGCACAGTCAGCAATGAttacatatattgtattaaGGATGTTAAAGATATTCCAGAAAATCTTGTTAAAGTAAAGCTTCTTGGAAGGCTTCCATTGACTGATCTCTTTAATCAGATTAATGAGATAACAGTTGCTAGTCTATGcgataatatttgtttaaatattattgcttggcttatatatgaaatatttatggagTATGATGTATGGAGTAAAATGTAGTAGGAGGTATgccttttaaaaattataccaAGACTGATAGGTTTTCCTGATCACGATATTAAATGATTTAACGCATAAGTGGCAGAAAGGGATAAAAATAGATGATCACGCGTTACTCTATGGTTGAGTGAGCTACTTCAAAAGATGAATTTATCGAATGATATTCATAGGGGAACAATGTAAAAAAAgtgtttgaaaatataacagaTCTTTAAGCTACTATGAAAAGTTCAGGATGGATAGATCTCTGCGTTTCTTATAAAGCTTAATTTAGTTTAATATAGCTATTTGTTGCAGGTTACTAATGTCATCGGAGGAATTAAGGCTATTTGACAAAATTAGGGTATTCTTGGATGAAGATTATTCATCTGCTGAACATTTTACGGTaggtaaaatacaaaaaatatgtatttataaaatatatattattgtatatggTTCTTAGtagtaattatacataattatgttaatattaaaatttttcaggCCCTTGGAAATTTGTACTTTGTGCATGAATCTTTGAAAGAAGTTTTATTATGGGACTTCCAAGGTACAATGATCGATAGATTAATATTACAGTGCCTGAGCAAATTAAAGTAACTcaagttattattataattttagaatgtACTTTTATACCAGTGGATGGAAAGGAGATTCATTCTGGTAATATAGAAGCAGTCACGACCAAAGAAAAAGCAAAGTTCCCTCAGGAATTCTTTCCAGAATGTAAATGGTCCAGAAAAGGATTTCTGAGAACACGATGGAGTATTAGTGGAACAGTTTTTGATCTCATAaacatacatttatttcacGATGCCAGTAATTTCATTGCTATGGAAACAGTAAGTGATTTTACCTTGTATTATGAGATAACTTTATGATTTACCTATtctgataatatattttcagtttccaTCCGTATACAGTAAGACGCGTAGAAGAGCGCTCGAGCATACATTAGATAGGTTtcataatgataaatattcaaatgtaccatactttttatttggAGACTTTAATTTTAGAACGGACACAGCCGGTGTAATCAAAGTAAGTACGAGAAAATTCGACAATGATGTTATTCTTGTAGAAGTacgaaggaataaaaataatctgtACTCTTACTTTTACACAGAAACTTACAGAAGATACTCAAGAAAGAAGGTTATCAAACAAAGGAAGTATTTCGAAGCTGCAGTTTCATAATAAAGACGATGATCTCATATTAACATtagggaaaaaagaattttcttattacGAGCATCAGAATGTTTTTGTGCAAAATGGTGGACAATGGGTAAGTAATTCGTTGTTCGAACTTTacgttgtataacgttacttaTAATATTGCATTGACGATTAGGAAGACCATAATGAAATTACCAATATTTATGTAGCTACGTGAATATGACAAAGAGCTGGAAGACTTTGATGGaagattatttgaatttccgattAAATTTGTACCCAGTTACCCATTTGAGGAAGATATCAATGAAGGATCAAATTATATGCAAACAAGAGTACCGGCTTGGTGTGATCGTGTTCTGCTGAGTCCTACCGCTAAAATGCTAGTCCAAGATGTACGAAAtaccatttatattttttctaaacgCATATCTTTTAGACAAATAGTCTTTTATGCAACGCGATTACTATCATTTTTCAGATATCATCGCCGGATGCCATGGAATATGGAATAATAGGGCCAACAACTTGTATGGGCGATCATAAGGTGAGAGagtcttttttttctaatgtAAGAAGAAAGGTACTAGTTCTTTTAATTACTATGCTGGGTGAATATATTTACACACTTCCTAGTTATTATTCTGATGAttcattcttttaattatgGTGCAGCCTGTTTTTCTGGAGTTTCGAATGAATCTCTAAGCACTAAGGTACCTATCTATCAACTGTCTGCCTGTTTTTATCTTGGTTTTTCCATATATCCTCTACTTCTACTGATATTTCATTCCTCTATTTATGACTACATAGAGGCTTGTCAGTGTAGTTCGTTTCAGTATAGTAACACTTTTGAAAATCACTTATTTAACGATTCCCAAtttcataattgtatatagcaTTTTGAACACGTTACCATCAGAAAGAGTTAAGTATATTTTGTGTGGTCATCGCAGGTATGCGTTCTATCGCTATAATGCCCTGATACtatgaaatttcgttcgaaagaTGATGCATAAGATTGAAAAGAGTTTAATACCCATTTTTGTAGCCAACGTGAAATACTTTTCACTGAACTTTACCAAACATTTAGCACCATGTTTCTATAGTATCGTATCAAAAGTATTTCGTTACCATATCGTTTCCCTGAATTACATTAATGTTAGTTAGACTTTTTATAGAGTCCTACCATACGAAGAATATCCCTCTCCATTTCTTCATAGAGATGCACGATATTACATAAGGATCGTCCATTTTTTCCCGTTTGCAGCCAGTCTACTTGAGGGCTAATCTCATCGTGGACGAAGGTATGATAAACTGCTGCAGCTTGTCGAGTGCACCTGAGTTTTGCTTTCGAGTGCCAAGCAATTATGTGGAATTGTTATCCATGTTGCCTGATTACAGTAGATGCGCTAGTGGACAGGTTAATTACACGGACCGTTCGACTAATCTGTTGCACGCAGCACCCATTAAGCATGATCCTTACACCCCAGATAGCATGGACAGTCCGAGTCCAAATGCTATAATATCAGCCACGGGTGAACTCCCGGATGTAGACATAGATAACATGAACAACGTGTCCATGGTACAGTTTGTACAGACGTCGAACTTTGCCAGACGTTTAGACACTGCTGTGTCGCCAGCTCTCTTAAAATCCAAGTTAGAACTGATCGTTCGGAACAAAAAACAAGAGGCGATGGACGCGGATCAAGATACAACTGATATCAAAAGAAGCCCTAGCGACTGCTGCTTACATTCGTGGTCCAATGCTGAGGAGTGTAAAAACGTATGGTCTGTAAGGACAAACAGATGTAACAGCGACCTGTCCTGGCAGAGATCGCATCTTTTAACTGAAGCATGGGTTCAGAGCAAAGGACAACAAGGATATCATTCGTTTGGAGATTTCATCAAACGATCGTCCTTGGATTCAACTCCGCCGAACGGTGTTGAGGGTTTGCCTTCCGATTTGATTATACCAAGGATATCAATAATAAATGCTAGTAACTTCGAATCAAACGAGAGTTCCGTGTACTTACACGACGACAAGTATAGTGATTATTCGGATAAGAAACTAAGCACTTACTCGGACGACCGAACAAAGAGCTTGAGCGGCGAGGCGTTCAGTTCAGGAAAGTCGGATGAACTTTGCGATAAAACAGACGATGAGAGCAACAGACTGAGCttaaatacgaagaaaatagGAATGAACGAGAGCgtttatttgcaaaatataagtGAGCTAATAACGAAACCAGATAAGAATTCTTGTGCAATGGTGGTTAGTACAAATCTCTTTAATACTGACGGTAAGATGAATAAAATGAGCGAGGAACGAATGCTTGAAAATAGAGAGAAATGCttaaatcaaattataaatacattacaGAGCACGGaggataataatagtaaaaatcaATGTGCACTCACGAATGATGTACTAGTTGATAAGACaagtattaaaagtagaagTATAATTTCAGAGACGACTTTAGCAGATGAACGAACTTCTGAAGTATTACAAGTTATTGCAGAAACAGAACAAAGGACAGTTCACCATAGGAGTGAAACAGAAGACAAATTGCAGAATATAGAGGCAGAGAACATAAAATCAAAACAGAACAAGTGTAACAAGACAAATGTATGTACAAATGTAGAAGATTTTGATGCAAGTAGCAAGCAAACAGAAATATCAAGATGTAGCAAGTGTGAAATGATAATTTCACAACAAATTACAAGAAGTGATT containing:
- the LOC132912156 gene encoding uncharacterized protein LOC132912156, translated to MAGNGVPVLLVTANVGSIFEEPSMMLKIWTEEFLSTILRLDPKFIALHCQEVGGKNYEHSTRQVEDFVRLLMSSEELRLFDKIRVFLDEDYSSAEHFTALGNLYFVHESLKEVLLWDFQECTFIPVDGKEIHSGNIEAVTTKEKAKFPQEFFPECKWSRKGFLRTRWSISGTVFDLINIHLFHDASNFIAMETFPSVYSKTRRRALEHTLDRFHNDKYSNVPYFLFGDFNFRTDTAGVIKKLTEDTQERRLSNKGSISKLQFHNKDDDLILTLGKKEFSYYEHQNVFVQNGGQWLREYDKELEDFDGRLFEFPIKFVPSYPFEEDINEGSNYMQTRVPAWCDRVLLSPTAKMLVQDISSPDAMEYGIIGPTTCMGDHKPVYLRANLIVDEGMINCCSLSSAPEFCFRVPSNYVELLSMLPDYSRCASGQVNYTDRSTNLLHAAPIKHDPYTPDSMDSPSPNAIISATGELPDVDIDNMNNVSMVQFVQTSNFARRLDTAVSPALLKSKLELIVRNKKQEAMDADQDTTDIKRSPSDCCLHSWSNAEECKNVWSVRTNRCNSDLSWQRSHLLTEAWVQSKGQQGYHSFGDFIKRSSLDSTPPNGVEGLPSDLIIPRISIINASNFESNESSVYLHDDKYSDYSDKKLSTYSDDRTKSLSGEAFSSGKSDELCDKTDDESNRLSLNTKKIGMNESVYLQNISELITKPDKNSCAMVVSTNLFNTDGKMNKMSEERMLENREKCLNQIINTLQSTEDNNSKNQCALTNDVLVDKTSIKSRSIISETTLADERTSEVLQVIAETEQRTVHHRSETEDKLQNIEAENIKSKQNKCNKTNVCTNVEDFDASSKQTEISRCSKCEMIISQQITRSDFVQNQSSNDNTEDIKLKLKACNSDIENYKDNIIGKENMMNETSESGTMSSLSSREIFNNNNDNHSNNNNNGATTITRYIHIKHADSSVKIFRETTV